In Treponema vincentii, a single window of DNA contains:
- a CDS encoding ABC transporter permease yields MKRTDLAWIFFVLRRFNAADTKGRSAVTGILSVLGIAFGVMVLIVILAVMNGFQRSFIDTILQVSSAHVQLYGSEAALEKAKAAGGFQSFSIFSETQTVMQGNYGRQQPAILRAVPETILGDDRGFAGAITMMEGRFDLSVPYSVVLGYELARMLSVSIGDKISLLVLSGTADTDIFPEDAECTVTGLMKTGYYAIDAGFAFVSTDTGELLCGKQQELSAAVKLRNSEADGIYIAHISTAVPELKAESWRTYNQAFFGALRIEKNTMFILVFLIFVVVTVNIYNGMRRSIYERREEISVLASLGAKKEHIQALFIANGFTIGLLGALIGLLLGLLLSADINRVFLLAEYLVNTVIEAANILLEYTFFTGFSIFSPQYFYIDSVPVRIFFNEVFLIFLFGVFSASFAASIAARKILTLKPAEVLRYE; encoded by the coding sequence ATGAAACGTACCGACCTCGCATGGATTTTTTTTGTATTGCGGCGGTTTAATGCCGCAGATACCAAGGGGCGTTCGGCAGTTACCGGAATCCTTTCCGTACTCGGTATTGCTTTCGGAGTTATGGTCTTGATTGTGATCCTTGCCGTGATGAACGGTTTTCAGCGTAGCTTTATCGACACCATCTTACAGGTAAGTTCGGCGCATGTGCAGCTGTACGGCTCCGAAGCGGCACTTGAAAAGGCAAAGGCTGCAGGCGGGTTCCAATCTTTTTCTATATTTTCAGAAACACAAACGGTAATGCAGGGAAATTACGGCAGGCAGCAGCCCGCCATACTGCGCGCTGTGCCCGAAACAATCTTAGGCGATGACCGTGGCTTTGCCGGCGCTATAACAATGATGGAAGGTCGCTTTGACCTCAGTGTGCCGTATTCTGTCGTGCTTGGGTATGAGCTTGCCCGTATGCTTTCGGTTTCTATCGGGGATAAAATTTCACTTCTTGTACTTTCGGGGACTGCTGATACCGATATATTTCCGGAAGATGCGGAATGTACGGTTACCGGTTTAATGAAGACCGGCTATTATGCAATTGATGCAGGGTTTGCCTTTGTGTCAACCGATACCGGCGAACTGCTCTGTGGCAAACAGCAGGAGCTGTCTGCTGCCGTAAAACTTCGAAACTCTGAAGCCGACGGGATCTATATTGCCCACATTTCCACAGCTGTGCCCGAATTGAAAGCCGAATCCTGGCGCACCTATAATCAGGCGTTTTTCGGTGCACTACGCATCGAAAAAAATACGATGTTTATACTTGTGTTTTTAATCTTTGTAGTGGTTACGGTGAATATTTACAACGGGATGCGGCGTTCCATCTATGAGCGGCGGGAAGAGATTTCGGTGCTTGCCTCATTGGGAGCTAAAAAGGAGCATATCCAAGCTCTCTTTATCGCAAACGGTTTTACCATCGGACTTCTGGGTGCTTTAATCGGCTTACTATTGGGGCTGCTGCTTTCCGCCGACATCAATCGGGTATTTCTGCTGGCTGAATATCTGGTAAATACCGTCATTGAAGCGGCAAACATTTTGTTGGAGTATACGTTTTTTACCGGTTTCAGTATTTTCAGTCCTCAGTATTTTTATATTGATTCGGTACCGGTTCGCATTTTTTTTAACGAAGTATTCTTGATATTTTTGTTCGGAGTTTTTTCGGCAAGCTTTGCCGCTTCAATTGCAGCCCGGAAAATTCTTACTCTAAAACCTGCAGAGGTGCTACGCTATGAATAA
- a CDS encoding ABC transporter ATP-binding protein, producing the protein MNKPILALTNVSKTFQSEADSIRILQNLDLIIECPAKIAVVGESGSGKSTFLNIVGGLEQADSGEIVAGGYELHRLNESGLTDYRRFYLGFIFQFHYLLKDFTALENVMLPALIAGMPKKEVKEKAAALLQDVKLETRLHHFPSQLSGGERQRAAVARALINDPSLILADEPTGNLDPANAHGVQELLFSIADKHHKTLIIVTHDQGIAADTDLCYRLEQGKLNLL; encoded by the coding sequence ATGAATAAACCGATTTTAGCACTGACGAACGTCTCAAAGACATTTCAGTCGGAGGCGGATTCAATCCGTATTTTACAAAATTTAGACCTGATAATCGAGTGTCCGGCAAAAATTGCCGTAGTAGGGGAGTCCGGTTCCGGGAAAAGTACCTTTTTGAATATTGTCGGCGGTTTGGAACAGGCTGATTCGGGAGAGATTGTTGCGGGCGGGTACGAATTGCACCGGCTCAATGAAAGCGGATTAACGGACTACCGACGGTTTTATCTCGGTTTTATCTTTCAGTTTCACTACTTGCTGAAGGATTTTACAGCGCTTGAAAATGTAATGCTGCCTGCCCTCATCGCCGGTATGCCGAAAAAAGAGGTAAAAGAGAAGGCTGCTGCGCTTTTGCAGGATGTCAAACTGGAAACACGGCTTCATCATTTCCCTTCTCAACTGTCGGGAGGGGAGCGGCAGCGGGCAGCGGTTGCTCGTGCGCTTATAAATGATCCCTCGCTTATTTTGGCCGATGAACCGACCGGCAACCTTGACCCTGCGAATGCGCACGGGGTTCAAGAGCTGCTCTTTTCGATAGCGGATAAGCATCATAAAACGCTCATCATCGTAACGCATGATCAGGGAATCGCTGCCGATACCGATCTATGCTATCGGCTTGAACAAGGGAAGCTGAATCTCTTATGA
- a CDS encoding ABC transporter permease encodes MNFLLAWKLALRYLGLNAGTAVSNARKSLIGAIWGIGISIIPLVIVLVVSDGMIKGITSRMIELGSGHIQILDLRPAPRSVQTAADRKRSAQEVFDSIRMNTRLLLTGSRQQQEGTGLLIGKVGRSGGTIRAIEAGYFTGNPAARNLLTVVDGNLEFDDARSILLGKKIAEKTGLKVGDSCSLLTLVPQYTGNQTKPKLTRFKVAGILSSGYQELDALWIFIPLASADAVLSPQSSLSALTVSIADPFNATLLADAKDAIQQLLPAGFSVYTWQDLNRSQFYSFQTSKNLLMFIMFLILLAASVNVSSAMVMLIMERRKEIAILKATGAHPFFITLSFLIAGLFTGAAGLCIGLTGGILAALHINELFTFFEYAINAGQTALYYMVGKTGVPQTIRLLAPEYYLEYIPISLNATELYIIAAGTLILSVIVCLLPAVYAGKEKPLDSMRKL; translated from the coding sequence ATGAATTTTTTACTGGCATGGAAACTGGCGCTGCGGTATCTCGGACTCAACGCAGGTACGGCAGTCTCTAACGCGCGGAAGAGTTTAATCGGCGCCATCTGGGGCATCGGTATCAGTATTATCCCGTTGGTCATCGTGCTTGTGGTGTCAGATGGGATGATAAAGGGGATTACCTCTCGTATGATTGAGCTCGGAAGCGGGCATATACAGATACTCGACCTACGCCCTGCACCGCGCAGTGTACAAACAGCCGCTGATCGGAAGCGAAGCGCTCAAGAAGTTTTTGATTCAATCCGCATGAATACACGTTTGCTACTCACCGGTTCGCGGCAGCAGCAGGAAGGTACCGGCTTACTGATCGGCAAAGTCGGCCGCAGCGGGGGCACGATACGGGCGATAGAGGCGGGCTATTTTACCGGAAATCCTGCTGCACGGAATCTATTAACGGTAGTAGACGGTAATCTTGAGTTTGACGATGCCCGATCAATTCTGCTCGGTAAAAAGATTGCGGAGAAAACCGGTCTTAAAGTTGGAGATAGCTGCTCTCTGCTTACGCTAGTGCCACAGTATACAGGTAATCAGACAAAGCCGAAACTTACTCGTTTTAAGGTTGCCGGTATTCTTTCTTCCGGTTATCAGGAATTAGATGCGTTGTGGATCTTTATCCCGTTGGCATCTGCCGATGCAGTGTTATCGCCTCAGTCCTCGCTGAGCGCTCTTACGGTCAGTATTGCAGATCCTTTCAATGCCACTTTGCTTGCTGATGCGAAAGATGCCATCCAACAATTATTGCCGGCAGGTTTTTCGGTATATACGTGGCAGGATCTAAACCGCTCTCAATTTTATTCATTTCAGACTTCAAAGAATCTTTTGATGTTCATCATGTTTTTGATTCTTCTTGCTGCCTCGGTCAATGTTTCATCGGCAATGGTGATGCTCATCATGGAGCGGCGGAAGGAAATTGCAATTCTTAAAGCGACCGGCGCACATCCGTTTTTTATTACCCTGTCGTTTTTAATTGCAGGTCTCTTTACGGGAGCAGCAGGACTCTGTATCGGCTTAACCGGCGGTATCCTTGCAGCTTTACACATCAATGAACTGTTTACCTTTTTTGAATATGCAATCAATGCGGGACAGACTGCACTTTATTATATGGTGGGAAAAACGGGTGTTCCCCAAACCATCCGCCTCTTAGCACCTGAATACTATTTGGAGTATATCCCTATATCCTTAAATGCGACCGAACTGTATATAATCGCCGCCGGAACGCTTATTTTGTCGGTGATTGTCTGCTTGCTGCCTGCCGTGTATGCAGGTAAAGAAAAGCCCTTGGACAGTATGCGGAAACTGTAA
- a CDS encoding polyprenyl synthetase family protein, protein MNDEFKQRLEKIEGALRTAFLPDVPESAAGQNPIALLSAPCASLVSGGGKRWRPLLAVLAYQLAGGSGDDIYTLAPLIEGIHTASLIHDDIEDNSELRRGKPAAHVAYGLDSALNSGSWLYFRALQSIEGYHAPADIKLDLYTAALTHIRALHEGQALDIHWHRTAGFFPSRQDYERMIRLKTGALAALAAYTGMRAAGKEHEESNVFAALFAEAGVGFQILDDVKNISTGNAGKKRGDDIVEGKKSMPVILHIEKHPEDAAALTAYFEQARREGIDSPAIEKAIALLSSSDSIADAEAQGKKTIDLALEQLAARYGNAAKEKFKRLFNLMQGKNL, encoded by the coding sequence ATGAATGATGAATTTAAGCAACGGCTTGAAAAGATTGAAGGCGCACTGCGAACTGCATTTTTACCCGATGTACCGGAGTCCGCTGCGGGACAAAATCCTATTGCACTTTTATCCGCTCCGTGCGCCTCGTTGGTGTCCGGCGGCGGGAAACGCTGGAGACCGCTGCTTGCGGTTCTTGCCTATCAGCTTGCAGGGGGCAGCGGTGATGACATTTACACGCTTGCGCCGCTTATCGAAGGAATCCATACGGCAAGCCTTATTCATGATGATATAGAAGACAATTCCGAACTGCGCCGCGGAAAACCTGCCGCTCACGTGGCCTACGGGCTCGATTCGGCACTCAATTCGGGCAGCTGGCTTTACTTTCGGGCATTGCAATCGATTGAAGGCTATCATGCCCCTGCCGACATAAAGCTCGATTTATATACTGCGGCGCTCACACATATCCGTGCTTTGCACGAAGGACAGGCACTCGATATCCACTGGCATCGGACGGCGGGGTTTTTCCCTTCACGGCAGGATTATGAGCGGATGATCCGCTTAAAGACCGGAGCGCTCGCTGCGCTTGCCGCCTATACCGGTATGCGCGCTGCAGGAAAAGAACATGAAGAAAGCAACGTTTTTGCAGCGCTGTTTGCAGAAGCCGGCGTCGGCTTTCAAATACTCGATGATGTAAAAAATATCAGCACGGGAAATGCCGGAAAAAAACGGGGCGACGATATTGTGGAAGGGAAGAAGAGTATGCCTGTAATCCTGCATATCGAAAAACATCCCGAAGATGCTGCAGCTCTTACCGCTTATTTTGAACAGGCGCGGCGAGAAGGTATCGATTCTCCTGCGATAGAAAAAGCGATAGCACTGCTGAGCTCAAGCGATTCGATTGCCGATGCGGAAGCGCAGGGAAAGAAAACCATCGATTTAGCGCTGGAACAGCTTGCTGCCCGATACGGCAATGCGGCAAAAGAGAAGTTTAAAAGACTCTTTAATCTGATGCAAGGTAAAAATTTATAG
- the fusA gene encoding elongation factor G, translating into MGIGTENIRTIAIAGHGQSGKTTLIENLAAVTGTIARAEPVAGGKTVSDYTPEEIERKISIYSALVSTNWNDTVINFWDTPGSSDFMGEVIAAFRSAETGLMVLDAKSGVQIETIKYWRDLDRRNKPRLVFVNKMDEDRADFNHAMQDVKTQFNADVFAVTFPIGKGNDLAGIVDVLHGVAYQTDSNGKEKEIPIPDSEKKRYEEMREVLAGAAAEGDEDLLVKFIDEGELSSDEIAKGLTLAMKNNRIVPIFAGAAQMGLGLTALLRFITEILPSPAGCLERAVKGEEECTVKIDPEPAFSGFIVKTANDQFSGRLSYIKVITGTLVSDAEVYNINEQKKERVGKLYRAVGKKLTEVKELVAGDVGVAVKLAAAKTNDTLAASQDCPPFVKLRNPDPIYSIAVAAVDKKNDDKLGEQLLRACEEDMTLSFVYNPETKQNVFSGMGDLHTSIVLDRIKKQTKIEVQTSIPRIAYRETIRQKAQAEYTHKKQSGGHGQFGRVVLAIEPLERGAKYSFTNAVFGGAISKGYIPGVEKGVKEAMENGVMAGYPVVDVGTTVLDGKEHPVDSSEMAFKIAARNAFKNAMRNAGPILLEPIMNLTVYVETAYLGDIMSDLSSRRGRILGQSQLANGIEEIRAQVPHKELLRYAIDLRSMTSGTGSFEMSFDHYDPISGKIADEVVAAAKAFIEEQEE; encoded by the coding sequence ATGGGAATTGGAACAGAGAACATAAGAACGATTGCGATTGCAGGGCACGGGCAGTCCGGCAAAACAACACTTATTGAAAATCTTGCGGCAGTAACGGGTACAATTGCACGGGCGGAGCCGGTTGCAGGCGGTAAAACGGTTAGCGACTACACCCCCGAAGAAATAGAGCGAAAAATTTCGATATATTCGGCGCTGGTATCAACAAATTGGAATGATACGGTGATCAATTTCTGGGATACTCCCGGCTCTTCGGACTTTATGGGCGAAGTTATCGCGGCTTTCCGGTCGGCAGAAACGGGTTTAATGGTACTCGATGCAAAATCGGGAGTGCAGATTGAAACCATCAAATACTGGCGAGACCTTGACCGCCGAAATAAACCCCGCTTGGTTTTTGTCAATAAGATGGACGAAGACCGCGCCGACTTTAATCATGCGATGCAGGATGTCAAAACCCAATTCAACGCTGATGTATTTGCCGTTACCTTTCCGATCGGAAAAGGTAACGATCTTGCAGGGATCGTCGATGTCCTGCACGGTGTTGCTTATCAAACAGATTCAAACGGTAAAGAAAAGGAAATACCTATTCCCGATTCGGAAAAAAAGCGATACGAAGAAATGCGCGAGGTACTTGCAGGAGCTGCAGCGGAAGGCGACGAAGATTTATTGGTAAAATTTATCGACGAAGGTGAACTCAGCAGTGACGAAATTGCGAAGGGGCTCACGCTCGCGATGAAGAACAATAGAATTGTGCCGATTTTTGCCGGAGCCGCACAAATGGGACTCGGTTTAACAGCGCTTTTACGCTTTATCACGGAGATTTTACCCTCTCCGGCCGGTTGTTTGGAACGTGCGGTAAAAGGCGAAGAGGAGTGTACCGTCAAAATCGATCCGGAGCCCGCATTCTCCGGCTTTATCGTTAAAACTGCAAACGACCAGTTTTCAGGGCGGCTTTCGTACATCAAAGTTATTACCGGCACGCTCGTGTCGGATGCAGAAGTATATAACATTAACGAACAAAAGAAAGAGCGAGTCGGTAAGTTATATCGCGCTGTTGGAAAGAAACTGACCGAAGTAAAAGAACTTGTAGCCGGAGATGTCGGCGTTGCGGTTAAACTCGCGGCAGCAAAAACCAACGATACCCTTGCCGCCTCTCAAGATTGCCCGCCGTTTGTAAAACTGCGCAATCCCGATCCTATCTATTCAATTGCAGTTGCAGCCGTCGATAAGAAAAATGACGACAAACTCGGCGAGCAGTTACTCCGCGCCTGCGAGGAAGACATGACGCTCTCTTTTGTCTACAACCCTGAAACAAAGCAGAATGTATTTTCCGGCATGGGAGACTTGCATACCTCCATTGTGCTTGACCGCATCAAAAAACAGACAAAGATTGAAGTACAAACCTCCATCCCCCGCATTGCCTATCGTGAAACCATCCGGCAAAAAGCACAGGCGGAATATACGCATAAAAAACAGTCGGGCGGACACGGACAGTTCGGACGGGTCGTCTTGGCAATTGAACCGTTGGAGCGCGGCGCAAAGTACAGCTTTACCAATGCGGTATTCGGCGGTGCGATTTCCAAGGGCTACATTCCCGGTGTTGAAAAGGGTGTAAAAGAAGCAATGGAAAACGGCGTCATGGCGGGCTATCCCGTTGTCGATGTCGGTACGACAGTGTTAGACGGTAAAGAGCATCCGGTAGATTCATCGGAAATGGCCTTTAAGATCGCCGCCCGAAACGCATTTAAAAATGCAATGCGCAATGCAGGTCCCATCCTTCTGGAACCGATTATGAATTTGACGGTCTATGTGGAAACGGCCTACCTCGGCGATATTATGAGTGATCTATCTTCACGCCGCGGACGCATTCTCGGACAGTCTCAACTTGCAAACGGTATTGAAGAAATCCGTGCACAGGTACCGCATAAAGAACTGCTCCGTTACGCTATCGATTTACGGTCGATGACCAGCGGTACCGGCTCTTTCGAAATGTCGTTTGATCATTACGACCCGATATCCGGTAAAATTGCCGATGAAGTAGTTGCCGCTGCCAAGGCATTTATCGAAGAACAAGAGGAGTAA
- a CDS encoding methyl-accepting chemotaxis protein translates to MAETTASPEYQDPPKQILILDLCTNLGWIAANFITSPFIGSTGSLNGVIRTKAFIIGLILAFINPVIKQHLLFPSIINWKENPHKAKKCITLYEQLLLIFPVLIAITVPFFISLEMGLLQSTGIFLSAMFSTIGNILLIGGLFCAYTVRSFEKWVLFVPVDEESLTLSMLKRVVFVSIACIVAIVLLVLSPLVRYQQHDTHVKLITAALPLFIYGLFFSVFNLLTIIRSFGRRISLIQQIVRKLANGDYRQEMLTAWTRDEISLLLLDFNRLLSFNKTFLNELNESVAVSTHTAEALSSNMKITSKAAEKIGESVSFVRERIKEQSSGVLEMQENLQQAIENIEDLDNSIETQSTSIGQVVFVIERMVFDIQSVTHTIENTVDSIKHLNSAADAGNAAVSNAHTIVKNISDQSEGLLEASNVIQHIASQTNLLAMNAAIEAAHAGDVGKGFAVVADEIRKLAEESSTQGKTITAVLKTLKEKIEALNSVAEETAIQFAEIMRQLSTVNSGSNTIMESVTKQNDGNTQVLESVKEVNAITARVKESSLQIRSGNTEVGKEMARLVEITQNIDNTISSVSGDTEQIRKVIDEVSDSSARNRKAAQNVMKYLNQLSL, encoded by the coding sequence ATGGCAGAAACAACAGCAAGTCCGGAGTATCAAGATCCCCCTAAACAAATTCTTATTCTCGATTTATGTACTAATCTCGGATGGATAGCAGCTAATTTTATTACTTCACCTTTTATCGGCAGTACCGGTAGTTTAAACGGTGTTATCAGGACAAAAGCTTTCATTATCGGTTTAATTCTTGCGTTCATCAATCCTGTTATAAAACAACACCTATTATTTCCGTCGATCATTAATTGGAAGGAAAATCCTCATAAGGCAAAAAAATGCATTACACTCTATGAACAATTATTACTGATATTTCCGGTTCTTATAGCGATTACTGTTCCGTTCTTTATTTCGCTTGAAATGGGTTTGCTGCAAAGCACTGGAATCTTTTTATCCGCGATGTTCAGCACAATCGGTAATATCTTATTAATCGGTGGTTTATTCTGCGCATATACGGTAAGGAGTTTTGAAAAATGGGTTCTATTCGTACCGGTCGATGAGGAAAGCCTTACGCTCTCTATGTTGAAACGAGTAGTATTCGTAAGCATCGCATGTATTGTAGCAATCGTTCTACTCGTCCTTTCACCACTTGTACGATATCAACAACATGATACCCATGTTAAGTTGATTACCGCAGCTTTACCTCTTTTTATATATGGCTTATTTTTTTCAGTATTTAATTTGCTAACAATTATACGCTCATTTGGAAGAAGAATATCGCTGATTCAACAAATTGTTAGGAAATTGGCAAACGGAGATTACCGACAAGAGATGCTTACGGCATGGACACGGGATGAAATATCTCTTTTACTATTGGACTTTAATAGATTGCTCTCATTTAATAAGACTTTCTTAAACGAGCTGAATGAAAGTGTTGCCGTTTCAACCCACACAGCGGAAGCGCTTTCTTCTAACATGAAGATAACCTCTAAAGCCGCCGAGAAAATCGGTGAAAGCGTATCTTTTGTGCGGGAGCGTATCAAAGAGCAGTCGAGCGGCGTTTTAGAGATGCAGGAAAACTTGCAGCAAGCGATAGAAAATATCGAAGATCTTGATAACAGTATTGAAACACAATCAACTTCCATCGGTCAAGTGGTTTTTGTTATTGAACGAATGGTTTTCGATATTCAATCGGTTACCCATACGATAGAAAATACCGTCGATTCGATTAAGCATTTAAATAGCGCAGCCGATGCCGGTAATGCAGCGGTCTCGAACGCCCATACAATTGTGAAAAATATTAGCGATCAATCCGAAGGATTACTGGAAGCAAGTAACGTCATTCAGCATATTGCAAGCCAAACCAATTTACTTGCAATGAATGCTGCTATCGAGGCTGCTCATGCGGGGGATGTTGGTAAGGGGTTTGCAGTTGTCGCCGACGAAATCAGGAAACTTGCCGAGGAATCAAGTACGCAAGGGAAGACTATTACTGCGGTGTTAAAAACACTGAAGGAAAAAATTGAAGCATTGAATTCGGTTGCGGAAGAAACTGCTATTCAGTTTGCAGAAATTATGCGGCAGCTCTCGACGGTTAATAGCGGCAGTAATACCATTATGGAATCGGTAACGAAACAAAATGACGGTAATACGCAAGTGCTTGAATCCGTTAAAGAAGTCAATGCTATAACGGCGCGGGTTAAGGAGAGCTCCTTACAAATACGCTCGGGTAATACGGAAGTCGGTAAAGAGATGGCAAGGTTGGTAGAAATTACTCAAAATATTGATAACACGATCAGCAGTGTAAGCGGTGACACGGAACAGATTAGAAAAGTTATCGATGAGGTAAGCGATAGCAGTGCGCGGAATCGAAAAGCTGCGCAGAATGTCATGAAGTATCTAAATCAGCTTTCGCTGTAA
- a CDS encoding Imm17 family immunity protein, whose product MDERIEQWIKNNPAIFGKIIAVVVFVFGVCLIIGAIRDWDWLYAPDAHYQSKWGMGQISRYFGRPVARIIGFVGGIFFAIVGGIFIYGVFK is encoded by the coding sequence ATGGACGAGCGTATTGAGCAATGGATAAAAAATAATCCTGCTATTTTCGGAAAAATAATAGCGGTTGTGGTTTTTGTTTTCGGAGTTTGCCTCATTATAGGCGCCATCAGAGATTGGGATTGGCTGTATGCGCCGGACGCTCACTATCAAAGTAAATGGGGAATGGGACAGATAAGTCGTTATTTTGGCCGTCCTGTTGCCCGCATAATAGGTTTTGTAGGCGGTATTTTCTTTGCTATTGTCGGAGGTATTTTTATTTATGGTGTGTTTAAATAA